One genomic segment of Intestinimonas butyriciproducens includes these proteins:
- a CDS encoding XF1762 family protein, producing the protein MLTVKPMPLADANGFVAEHHRHHKPVRGHKFSLGCMANGHLVGVAIVGRPVSRYLDDGLTLEVNRLCTDGTKNACSFLYGAAARAAKVLGYHRIVTYILDTESGVSLRASGWRCAGLAGGREWTGKRRPPEPLYPAQMKYRYEKALR; encoded by the coding sequence ATGCTGACTGTAAAACCGATGCCCCTTGCCGATGCGAACGGCTTTGTCGCAGAGCACCACCGCCACCATAAGCCGGTGCGAGGGCATAAGTTTTCCCTGGGCTGCATGGCGAACGGCCATCTGGTGGGCGTCGCCATCGTGGGGCGGCCGGTGAGCCGATACCTGGACGATGGGCTGACCCTGGAGGTCAACCGCCTCTGCACGGACGGGACAAAAAACGCTTGCAGCTTCCTCTATGGCGCGGCGGCGCGGGCGGCGAAGGTCCTGGGCTACCATAGGATCGTCACCTACATTCTGGACACGGAGAGCGGCGTCAGCCTCCGTGCCTCCGGCTGGCGATGCGCGGGGCTGGCGGGCGGACGGGAGTGGACCGGCAAGCGCCGCCCGCCCGAACCGCTGTATCCGGCACAAATGAAATACCGATACGAAAAGGCTTTGAGATGA
- a CDS encoding DUF4315 family protein, translating to MATTEKIRKDIEKTREKIAEQQKRLRALEAQLTEEENLEIVRMVKAVRMDNRELTAFLRAYASGMISLPDGLMETEESEGAEDEA from the coding sequence ATGGCAACGACTGAGAAGATCCGCAAGGATATTGAGAAAACGAGGGAAAAGATCGCCGAGCAGCAGAAGCGTCTCCGCGCGCTGGAAGCCCAGCTCACGGAGGAGGAGAACCTGGAGATCGTCCGCATGGTGAAGGCTGTCCGCATGGACAACAGGGAACTCACCGCCTTCCTGCGCGCCTACGCCAGCGGCATGATCTCCCTGCCGGACGGGCTGATGGAGACGGAGGAAAGCGAGGGTGCGGAAGATGAAGCGTAA
- a CDS encoding DUF4366 domain-containing protein, with protein MKRNRAFRRFAAVFLALFCMAATSTVAFAGGGDGEPYYTGEETTGGHEPQPLTPEGNMTLVDDIAGESAGDKQFITVVTKGGNYFYIIIDRAEDGENTVHFLNQVDERNLLALMDEETPAAPVCTCKEKCAAGAVDTSCSVCKTNLSECAGREKVREPEPEPEQPEKKSGSGLLAAVALLALAGGGAFAYVKFIKPNRSSVKVSADPDEYDFPDEEYINEDEPAEAETEAEHE; from the coding sequence ATGAAGCGTAACAGAGCTTTTCGCCGTTTCGCCGCCGTGTTCCTGGCGCTTTTCTGCATGGCGGCCACCTCCACCGTGGCCTTCGCAGGCGGCGGGGACGGCGAGCCCTACTACACCGGGGAGGAGACCACGGGCGGCCATGAGCCCCAGCCCCTGACCCCGGAGGGCAACATGACCCTGGTGGACGATATCGCCGGTGAAAGCGCCGGGGATAAGCAGTTCATCACCGTGGTCACAAAAGGCGGCAACTATTTCTACATCATCATCGACCGGGCGGAGGACGGCGAGAACACCGTCCACTTTCTCAACCAGGTAGACGAGCGCAACCTGCTGGCCCTGATGGACGAGGAGACGCCCGCCGCCCCGGTGTGTACCTGTAAGGAAAAATGCGCGGCCGGCGCGGTGGATACATCCTGTTCTGTCTGCAAGACCAACCTCTCCGAGTGCGCGGGCAGGGAGAAGGTCAGGGAGCCGGAGCCGGAACCGGAGCAGCCGGAGAAAAAGAGCGGCAGCGGCCTGTTGGCCGCGGTGGCGCTGCTGGCGCTGGCAGGCGGCGGAGCCTTCGCCTATGTGAAGTTCATCAAGCCGAACCGCAGCAGCGTGAAGGTCAGCGCCGATCCCGACGAGTACGATTTCCCCGACGAGGAGTATATCAACGAGGACGAGCCTGCGGAGGCTGAAACGGAGGCGGAGCATGAGTAA